The following are encoded in a window of Solibacillus sp. FSL R7-0668 genomic DNA:
- the menB gene encoding 1,4-dihydroxy-2-naphthoyl-CoA synthase gives MTKQRLWTTLHTYEDIKYEFYNGIAKITINRPEVRNAFRPKTTAEMIDAFTRARDDERVGTIILTGEGEHAFCSGGDQKVRGNGGYVGDDNIPRLNVLDLQTLIRKIPKPVVAMVAGYAIGGGHVLHVVCDLTIAADNARFGQTGPKVGSFDAGYGSGYLARIVGHKKAREIWYLCRQYDAQQALEMGLVNTVVPYAELEDETVKWCEEMLQMSPTALRFLKAAMNADTDGLAGIQQLAGDATLLYYTTDEAKEGRDAFKEKRQPDFGQFPRFP, from the coding sequence ATGACAAAGCAACGTCTATGGACAACTTTACATACTTACGAAGATATTAAGTATGAGTTCTATAACGGGATCGCAAAAATTACGATTAACCGTCCAGAAGTTCGCAACGCATTCCGTCCAAAAACAACAGCGGAAATGATCGACGCATTCACACGTGCACGTGACGATGAGCGCGTTGGTACAATTATTTTAACAGGTGAAGGCGAGCATGCATTCTGCTCAGGCGGCGACCAAAAAGTTCGCGGTAACGGTGGTTATGTAGGCGACGACAATATTCCTCGTTTAAACGTATTAGATTTACAAACATTAATCCGTAAAATTCCTAAGCCAGTCGTAGCAATGGTTGCAGGTTATGCAATCGGTGGCGGCCACGTATTACATGTAGTATGTGACTTAACAATTGCTGCTGACAATGCACGCTTCGGACAAACTGGACCAAAAGTTGGTTCATTCGACGCTGGTTACGGTTCTGGCTACTTAGCTCGTATCGTAGGTCACAAAAAAGCGCGTGAAATCTGGTACTTATGCCGTCAATACGATGCGCAGCAAGCACTTGAAATGGGCTTAGTTAACACAGTTGTTCCTTACGCAGAGTTAGAAGATGAAACAGTAAAATGGTGTGAAGAGATGCTACAAATGTCTCCAACTGCTTTACGTTTCTTAAAAGCTGCTATGAACGCAGATACAGACGGCTTAGCGGGTATCCAACAGCTAGCTGGTGACGCGACGCTTCTTTACTACACAACAGATGAAGCAAAAGAAGGTCGTGACGCATTCAAGGAAAAACGTCAACCTGACTTCGGTCAATTCCCACGTTTCCCTTGA
- the menH gene encoding 2-succinyl-6-hydroxy-2,4-cyclohexadiene-1-carboxylate synthase: MARYAVNGLDVFVEEVNPQGTKTLVLLHGFTGSTKTWQHVVQALPTTVRCIMVDLIGHGETSAPEDIEAYAMDFQVDLLHGLFQQLHAQKFTLLGYSMGGRVALSYAVKHPQNLEHLLLESASPGLQHVQERAARKQADDQLAEKILHNGIESFVEKWENIPLFASQKRLNEAVQQEIRNERLSQREIGLANSLRGMGTGVMPNLWDDLAKLPIAVTLLTGELDQKFVALNEKMQNLLIHAQHLIIPAVGHAIHVENPLKFATIVEEMI, encoded by the coding sequence ATGGCTCGATATGCTGTAAACGGACTTGATGTATTTGTCGAGGAGGTAAATCCACAGGGGACAAAAACACTTGTCCTATTGCACGGCTTTACCGGCAGTACAAAAACGTGGCAGCATGTTGTCCAGGCTTTACCGACCACTGTGCGCTGTATTATGGTCGATTTAATCGGGCATGGGGAAACGTCTGCGCCTGAAGATATCGAAGCGTATGCAATGGATTTTCAGGTGGATCTATTGCATGGTCTATTTCAACAGTTACATGCGCAAAAATTTACATTGCTCGGCTATTCCATGGGCGGACGTGTGGCGCTAAGCTATGCAGTGAAGCACCCGCAAAATCTAGAGCATTTACTATTAGAAAGTGCCTCACCGGGATTACAGCACGTACAAGAGCGCGCGGCACGCAAACAAGCGGATGATCAATTAGCTGAGAAAATCCTACATAATGGCATTGAATCATTTGTTGAGAAGTGGGAGAACATTCCGTTATTTGCCTCGCAAAAGCGACTGAATGAGGCTGTGCAGCAAGAAATTCGCAACGAGCGCTTGAGTCAGCGAGAAATCGGCTTAGCAAATAGCCTGCGCGGCATGGGCACAGGTGTCATGCCGAATCTTTGGGATGATTTAGCTAAATTGCCAATAGCTGTAACCTTGCTTACAGGAGAGCTGGATCAAAAGTTTGTTGCGCTGAATGAAAAGATGCAAAACTTACTGATTCATGCACAACATCTCATAATTCCGGCAGTTGGACACGCAATTCATGTGGAAAATCCGCTAAAGTTTGCTACAATAGTAGAGGAAATGATTTAA
- the menD gene encoding 2-succinyl-5-enolpyruvyl-6-hydroxy-3-cyclohexene-1-carboxylic-acid synthase encodes MNEREVLSNYVYQIVASLVASGVEQVVVSPGSRSTPLAYAFASTKELTLHRQIDERAAGFYALGLAKATAKPVVLLCTSGTAAANYYPAIVEAKYARVPLIVLTADRPHELREVGAPQTINQVRLYGQHVKWSAEFPIPDEAPQTIPYIERHTARAVTIAMTAPFGPVHLNIPFREPLVIDFKTKLPRASFVKSFTNDLVPSKQTIAELTAIIEQTKNGMIVVGELPLGTDTTTLWNFVRELKWPVMIESLSNLRTEVPEDCQVFAITTYDALMKNERFKRNVRPQTVIRFGAQPVSKFLMQFIAQANPLHYIIIDEDPMFRDSTHSSTHFIHALPGAWLSEIELDHVATELAYIEFWKTADLLAADVIAKYGQTAGDEGAYVQLMLESLVEGSDIFVSSSMPIRDIDTFLPVMNQDIQVFANRGANGIDGVTSTALGFSNGRGNRQTYLLIGDLAFLHDANAFIASRYQQCDVTVVVLNNDGGGIFSYLPQAKVEAHYEELFGTPTALTFEQVASMYEMEYVKVTSKEQFAAAITSEKQQALKLIEVFTNREENVKEHRALWTRINEVIEQWLDML; translated from the coding sequence ATGAATGAACGTGAAGTGCTATCCAATTATGTGTACCAAATTGTCGCGTCACTTGTTGCATCAGGTGTTGAGCAAGTAGTTGTGAGCCCAGGTTCGCGCTCAACGCCGCTTGCCTATGCTTTTGCTTCAACGAAAGAGCTGACTTTGCACCGTCAAATCGATGAACGTGCAGCTGGCTTTTATGCGTTAGGTTTAGCAAAGGCGACAGCAAAACCAGTAGTGCTGTTATGTACATCTGGAACAGCCGCAGCCAACTACTATCCAGCCATTGTCGAAGCGAAGTATGCGCGTGTACCGCTCATTGTATTAACAGCAGATCGTCCACATGAGTTACGTGAAGTGGGCGCACCGCAAACGATTAATCAAGTGCGTCTATATGGTCAACACGTTAAATGGTCGGCGGAGTTCCCAATTCCAGACGAGGCACCACAAACAATTCCATATATTGAGCGCCATACAGCACGCGCGGTTACGATTGCTATGACAGCGCCATTTGGGCCGGTGCATCTCAATATTCCGTTCCGTGAGCCATTAGTCATTGATTTTAAAACTAAATTACCGCGCGCAAGCTTCGTTAAAAGCTTCACAAATGACTTAGTGCCTTCTAAGCAAACGATTGCGGAATTGACAGCCATTATTGAGCAAACAAAAAACGGGATGATTGTAGTTGGTGAGCTCCCTTTAGGAACAGATACAACTACATTATGGAATTTTGTGCGCGAGCTGAAATGGCCAGTGATGATTGAAAGCTTGTCGAATTTACGTACTGAAGTACCGGAAGATTGCCAAGTGTTTGCCATCACTACCTATGACGCCTTAATGAAAAACGAGCGCTTTAAACGCAATGTACGTCCACAAACCGTTATTCGATTTGGTGCACAGCCAGTATCGAAGTTTTTAATGCAGTTTATTGCACAAGCCAATCCGCTGCATTACATCATTATCGATGAAGACCCGATGTTCCGTGATTCAACGCATAGCTCGACGCATTTCATCCATGCATTACCAGGTGCGTGGTTAAGTGAAATCGAATTAGACCACGTTGCAACAGAGCTTGCCTATATTGAATTTTGGAAAACGGCGGATTTACTCGCGGCAGATGTTATTGCTAAATATGGGCAAACAGCAGGTGATGAAGGAGCTTATGTTCAATTGATGCTAGAAAGCTTAGTTGAAGGCTCGGATATTTTTGTGAGCAGCAGTATGCCGATTCGTGATATTGATACGTTTTTACCTGTGATGAATCAGGATATCCAAGTGTTTGCCAATCGTGGTGCAAATGGAATTGACGGGGTGACGTCAACCGCTCTTGGCTTTAGTAATGGGCGAGGGAATCGTCAAACGTATTTATTAATTGGTGATTTAGCATTTTTACATGATGCCAATGCGTTTATCGCAAGTCGTTACCAGCAATGTGATGTAACAGTCGTTGTATTAAATAATGATGGTGGCGGTATTTTTTCATATTTACCTCAGGCAAAGGTCGAGGCGCATTATGAAGAGTTATTCGGTACTCCGACAGCGTTAACATTTGAGCAAGTCGCTTCCATGTATGAGATGGAATATGTGAAAGTGACATCAAAGGAGCAATTTGCTGCAGCGATCACTTCAGAAAAACAGCAAGCGTTAAAGCTAATTGAAGTATTTACAAATCGCGAGGAAAATGTGAAAGAGCATCGTGCATTATGGACGCGTATTAACGAGGTGATTGAGCAATGGCTCGATATGCTGTAA
- a CDS encoding isochorismate synthase, whose translation MQHKWYNATEIEVGSNSKQIFYMETIEVSRLSALAFFAAGEAKYKGQRNFWQNREKTFTLVGLGHAYIIENNEGTKRFEQVENEWKQLTSQIVQEDQHLQPILFGGFTFDPQNEVAGEWANFPQSYFTVATHQLVIRNDQVFVTINLITNEANSAQTFETLRKERDELIHAAQVKEVKTYAKPTMINYAEPFKEEYLQSIDQVTTLIKANEAQKVVIARSLALQFEEAITSPQILSHVAHEQPESYLFGLEHEEMLFYGASPERLVKVNNGRAFSSCVAGSIKRGQTAEQDEALGNSLLNDAKNRGEHHYVVEMITDTFEENCRDVKIPNGPKLLKIRDIQHLYTPVEGQLNAGATILQLVKHLHPTPALGGVPREAAMQMIRQYEPMNRGLYAAPIGWLDADGNGEFAVAIRSAALVQDKAYLYAGGGIVADSKPQSEYEETLVKFRPMLRALGGQLHE comes from the coding sequence ATGCAACACAAGTGGTACAATGCCACTGAAATCGAAGTAGGCTCGAATTCAAAGCAGATTTTTTATATGGAAACAATCGAAGTTAGTCGCTTATCGGCACTGGCATTTTTTGCTGCAGGCGAGGCGAAGTATAAAGGGCAACGAAACTTTTGGCAAAACCGTGAGAAAACTTTCACATTAGTCGGTTTAGGACATGCCTATATAATTGAAAATAATGAAGGTACCAAGCGTTTTGAGCAGGTGGAAAACGAGTGGAAACAGTTAACAAGTCAAATTGTGCAAGAAGACCAGCATCTGCAACCAATATTGTTTGGTGGTTTTACATTTGACCCACAAAACGAAGTAGCGGGGGAATGGGCGAATTTTCCTCAAAGCTATTTTACAGTGGCAACGCATCAATTAGTGATTCGCAATGACCAAGTATTTGTGACAATCAATCTTATTACAAATGAAGCCAATAGTGCACAAACATTTGAAACATTACGTAAAGAGCGTGATGAATTAATTCATGCTGCGCAAGTGAAGGAAGTCAAAACTTATGCGAAGCCAACAATGATCAATTACGCAGAACCCTTTAAAGAAGAATATTTACAATCAATCGATCAGGTGACGACATTAATTAAAGCTAATGAGGCGCAAAAGGTAGTGATTGCGCGTTCTTTAGCATTACAATTTGAGGAAGCGATTACATCTCCACAAATTTTATCGCATGTGGCACATGAGCAGCCAGAAAGTTACTTATTTGGCTTAGAGCATGAGGAGATGCTATTTTACGGAGCATCGCCAGAACGTCTAGTAAAGGTAAATAACGGACGTGCGTTCTCATCCTGTGTGGCGGGCTCCATTAAGCGCGGACAAACAGCCGAGCAAGATGAAGCATTAGGGAATAGCCTACTAAACGATGCGAAAAACCGTGGGGAGCATCATTATGTAGTAGAAATGATTACCGATACATTTGAAGAAAATTGTCGTGACGTCAAAATTCCGAATGGGCCGAAGCTCTTAAAAATCCGAGATATTCAGCATTTATATACACCGGTAGAAGGACAACTCAATGCCGGCGCAACGATTTTACAGCTTGTGAAGCATTTACATCCAACACCAGCACTTGGGGGCGTACCACGGGAAGCAGCTATGCAAATGATTCGCCAATACGAGCCGATGAACCGTGGACTCTATGCAGCACCGATTGGTTGGTTAGACGCAGATGGCAACGGGGAGTTCGCAGTGGCGATTCGCTCTGCAGCACTTGTACAAGACAAAGCTTATTTATATGCGGGTGGTGGCATTGTTGCTGACTCCAAGCCACAGTCAGAATACGAAGAAACGCTCGTGAAATTTAGACCGATGCTACGAGCGCTAGGGGGACAATTGCATGAATGA
- a CDS encoding 1,4-dihydroxy-2-naphthoate polyprenyltransferase → MTKVIEADKGFKVWWHLTRPHTLTASFVPVLLGTAIALAVNYETINFGLFFAMLLASMLIQAATNMFNEYYDYKLGLDNEHSVGIGGTIVRHGVAPKTIMGIALTFYFLAMLLGFYICAMTSWWLVVVGLVCMLIGFLYTGGPYPIAYSPFGELVSGAVMGMGIVLIAFFIQTRDVTLEAVLISVPSMILVGAIMLSNNIRDILGDTEGGRKTMAILVGRRNAVTILAAFFIVSYVWIIGLVVIGDLTPWALLVFLSAKKPIEAVKLFRAKEKPLEVMPAMKYTAQTNTIFGFLLAIGLLASYLFY, encoded by the coding sequence ATGACAAAGGTCATTGAAGCGGACAAAGGCTTTAAAGTTTGGTGGCATTTAACGCGTCCCCATACATTAACTGCCTCTTTTGTTCCTGTACTTTTAGGTACAGCGATTGCTCTTGCAGTCAATTATGAAACGATTAATTTCGGGCTATTTTTCGCCATGCTCCTTGCAAGTATGCTCATTCAGGCAGCAACGAATATGTTTAATGAATACTATGACTATAAGCTTGGCCTAGACAACGAACACTCCGTTGGTATTGGCGGGACAATTGTTCGTCACGGCGTCGCACCAAAAACGATTATGGGCATTGCCTTAACCTTTTACTTCCTTGCCATGCTACTTGGTTTTTATATTTGTGCCATGACTTCTTGGTGGTTAGTTGTAGTTGGGCTTGTATGTATGCTCATTGGCTTTTTATATACAGGTGGTCCTTACCCAATTGCATATTCTCCGTTTGGCGAGCTTGTTTCCGGGGCAGTGATGGGCATGGGGATTGTGCTAATTGCCTTTTTCATTCAAACAAGAGATGTCACACTAGAGGCGGTCCTTATTTCAGTACCTAGTATGATTTTAGTCGGGGCGATTATGCTATCGAATAATATTCGTGACATCTTAGGCGATACAGAAGGCGGGCGCAAAACAATGGCTATTTTAGTTGGACGTCGTAATGCCGTCACGATTTTAGCGGCGTTCTTTATTGTTTCTTATGTATGGATTATCGGCTTAGTTGTCATTGGCGACTTAACACCATGGGCATTACTCGTATTTCTAAGTGCGAAGAAGCCTATTGAAGCGGTCAAACTATTCCGCGCGAAGGAAAAACCATTAGAAGTTATGCCTGCCATGAAATACACGGCGCAAACAAATACGATATTTGGTTTCCTATTAGCAATTGGACTATTAGCTTCGTATTTATTTTATTAA
- a CDS encoding MerR family transcriptional regulator: MLINELVKLSGVSARTLRYYDEIGLLKPSVVEQNGYRQYNQSDIDRLQQILFYRELDFKLEQIKGLLEDESFDVKAALINQQALLEQKRNYLDGLLETIEKTIQSMEGEVSMSNEQKFEAFKNKLIEDNEQAYGQEIREKYGEEMANASNQKLKQMTEAQYEANQQLEQQLFARLKEALASGDASTEIAMEVAELHKRWLSFHWAKYTKEAHAGLAQMYIYDERFIDYYDSRVGQGATQFLADAIAVYAKL, encoded by the coding sequence ATGCTTATTAATGAGTTAGTGAAACTATCGGGTGTGAGTGCACGCACGCTTCGATACTATGATGAAATTGGTTTGTTAAAGCCTTCAGTGGTGGAGCAAAATGGCTATCGTCAGTACAATCAATCGGATATTGATCGCTTACAGCAAATTTTGTTTTATCGCGAGCTTGATTTTAAGTTAGAGCAAATCAAGGGGCTGCTTGAGGATGAGAGCTTTGATGTGAAAGCAGCGCTTATCAATCAGCAGGCGCTACTGGAGCAAAAGAGAAATTATTTAGATGGTCTACTTGAAACAATTGAAAAAACAATCCAATCGATGGAAGGGGAAGTATCAATGTCAAACGAACAAAAATTTGAAGCATTTAAAAATAAACTAATTGAAGACAATGAGCAAGCGTACGGGCAAGAAATTCGTGAAAAATATGGGGAGGAAATGGCGAATGCAAGCAATCAGAAATTGAAGCAAATGACTGAAGCTCAATATGAAGCCAATCAACAGCTGGAACAGCAATTATTTGCTCGTTTAAAGGAAGCGTTGGCAAGCGGGGATGCCTCAACGGAAATTGCAATGGAGGTTGCGGAACTGCATAAGCGCTGGTTAAGCTTTCACTGGGCAAAATATACGAAAGAAGCACATGCTGGTTTAGCGCAAATGTATATTTACGATGAGCGATTTATCGATTATTATGACAGCCGAGTTGGGCAAGGGGCAACGCAATTTTTAGCTGATGCCATTGCAGTTTATGCAAAACTATAA